The Saccharomyces paradoxus chromosome VIII, complete sequence genome has a window encoding:
- a CDS encoding proline--tRNA ligase (Prolyl-tRNA synthetase~similar to YHR020W) — MPVSEAFAKLCVNEKPSAESAVAVKSLVFKPKTPKSATPVPVVVVALQSTTTPSALIANATSTKDPRLARDDLVKQAFQSESARAFILGDLANATSEFHLLIDHELGTVDGDTILQLNDSTYMKKSDMLKFLSDFEGYQKVVDFSQEVPKEAATEGKKQQKKQQPSKAGTAAAAAAAAALEDAKLIGITVNKALDFPGWYQQILTKGEMLDYYDVSGCYILRPPSYAIWENIQRWFDDKIKAIGVQNAYFPMFVSSRVLEKEKDHVEGFAPEVAWVTRAGSSELEEPIAIRPTSETVMYPYYAKWVQSYRDLPLKLNQWNSVVRWEFKHPQPFLRTREFLWQEGHTAHLTAKDAEEEVLQILDFYAGVYEELLAVPVVKGRKTEKEKFAGGDFTTTCEGYIPQTGRGIQGATSHHLGQNFSKMFNLSVENPLGSDHPKIFAYQNSWGLSTRVIGVMVMIHSDNKGLVIPPRVSQFQSVVIPVGITKKTSDEQRKHIHETARSVESRLKKVGIRSFGDYNDNYTPGWKFSQYELKGIPIRIELGPKDIEKNQVVVVRRNDSKKYVVSFDELEVRIPEILEEMQGDLFKKAKELFDTHRVIVNEWSGFVPALNKKNVILAPWCGVMECEEDIKESSAKKDDGEEFEEDDKAPSMGAKSLCIPFDQPVLNEGQKCIKCERIAVNYCMFGRSY; from the coding sequence atgCCTGTCTCGGAAGCCTTTGCCAAGTTGTGCGTGAATGAAAAGCCTTCTGCTGAATCTGCCGTTGCAGTGAAGTCTTTGGTCTTCAAGCCGAAGACTCCAAAGTCTGCCACCCCTGTTCCTGTCGTTGTGGTGGCCTTGCAATCTACTACCACCCCTTCTGCGCTGATTGCCAACGCTACTTCTACCAAGGATCCAAGATTGGCTCGCGATGATTTGGTCAAGCAAGCCTTCCAATCTGAATCTGCTAGAGCTTTCATCTTGGGGGACCTGGCCAACGCCACGTCTGAGTTTCACTTGTTAATTGACCACGAGTTGGGTACTGTAGACGGTGACACCATCTTGCAGTTAAACGACAGTACTTATATGAAGAAGTCTGACATGCTGAAATTTCTAAGCGATTTTGAAGGTTATCAAAAAGTGGTTGATTTCTCCCAAGAAGTGCCTAAGGAAGCCGCTACAGAAGGCAAGAAACAACAGAAAAAGCAGCAACCTTCTAAGGCAGGCACTGcggcagcagcagcagcagcagcggCTTTGGAAGACGCCAAACTTATCGGTATCACCGTGAACAAGGCCTTGGATTTCCCAGGCTGGTACCAGCAAATCTTGACCAAGGGTGAAATGTTGGACTACTACGATGTTTCTGGTTGTTACATTCTAAGACCTCCTTCTTATGCCATTTGGGAAAACATCCAGAGATGGTTCGACGATAAGATTAAGGCCATTGGTGTACAGAACGCCTACTTCCCAATGTTTGTCTCCTCGCGTGTgttggaaaaggaaaaggacCATGTTGAAGGCTTCGCTCCAGAAGTTGCCTGGGTCACTAGGGCTGGCTCCTCTGAATTGGAAGAACCAATCGCTATTAGACCAACTTCTGAAACTGTTATGTACCCCTACTACGCCAAATGGGTTCAGTCTTACAGAGATTTACCTTTGAAACTAAACCAATGGAATTCTGTCGTCAGATGGGAATTCAAGCATCCTCAACCTTTTTTGAGAACCAGAGAATTCTTGTGGCAAGAAGGCCATACTGCTCATTTGACTGCTAAGGATGCCGAAGAGGAAGTTTTGCAAATCTTGGACTTCTACGCTGGGGTTTACGAAGAGTTATTAGCTGTTCCAGTGGTTAAAGGTAGAAAAAccgaaaaggaaaaatttgcTGGTGGTGATTTCACCACCACTTGTGAGGGCTATATCCCACAAACTGGTCGTGGTATTCAAGGTGCCACCTCTCATCACTTAGGCCAAAACTTTTCTAAGATGTTCAACTTGTCCGTGGAAAACCCACTGGGTTCCGATCATCCAAAGATCTTTGCTTACCAAAATTCGTGGGGTTTATCTACCCGTGTCATTGGTGTCATGGTCATGATCCATTCCGATAACAAGGGTTTGGTTATCCCTCCAAGAGTATCCCAATTCCAATCCGTTGTTATTCCAGTGGGTATCACCAAGAAGACTTCTGATGAACAGCGTAAACACATTCATGAAACCGCTAGAAGTGTGGAATCTCGTTTGAAAAAGGTTGGCATTAGATCCTTCGGTGACTATAACGACAACTACACCCCAGGTTGGAAATTTTCCCAATACGAGCTGAAGGGTATTCCAATCCGTATTGAATTGGGCCCTAAggacattgaaaagaaccaAGTCGTTGTTGTGCGTAGAAATGACTCCAAGAAATATGTCGTTTCCTTCGACGAATTGGAAGTTCGTATTCCAGAAATCTTGGAAGAAATGCAAGGtgatttgttcaaaaaagcTAAGGAGCTGTTCGACACCCACAGAGTTATCGTTAATGAATGGAGTGGATTTGTTCCAGCattgaacaagaagaacGTTATCTTGGCACCATGGTGTGGTGTAATGGAATGTGAAGAAGACATCAAAGAATCTTCTGCCAAGAAAGACGATGGTGAAGAATTTGAGGAAGATGATAAGGCCCCAAGCATGGGTGCCAAATCTCTATGTATCCCATTCGATCAACCTGTATTGAATGAAGGTCAAAAATGTATCAAGTGTGAACGTATTGCCGTCAATTACTGTATGTTCGGTCGTTCTTATTAG
- the RPS27B gene encoding 40S ribosomal protein eS27 (Protein component of the small (40S) ribosomal subunit~similar to YHR021C), whose amino-acid sequence MFYSAVLVQDLLHPTAASEARKHKLKTLVQGPRSYFLDVKCPGCLNITTVFSHAQTAVTCESCSTVLCTPTGGKAKLSEGTSFRRK is encoded by the exons ATGTTCTACTCTGCA GTTTTAGTTCAAGATTTGTTGCACCCAACTGCTGCTTCTGAAGCCAGAAAGCACAAGTTAAAGACTTTGGTTCAAGGCCCAAGATCCTACTTCTTGGATGTCAAATGCCCAGGTTGTTTGAACATTACCACTGTTTTTTCTCATGCTCAAACTGCTGTCACTTGTGAATCATGCTCTACCGTCTTATGTACTCCAACCGGTGGTAAGGCCAAATTATCTGAAGGTACTTCTTTCAGAAGAAAGTAA